Sequence from the Helianthus annuus cultivar XRQ/B chromosome 13, HanXRQr2.0-SUNRISE, whole genome shotgun sequence genome:
caaCTATGGATGTGGGTAGGGGTTTATTGCAATGCTATGGTATTTTGTTACGTTATGTTGATTTCGGTTGATGTAGGTAGTGGTTTAATACATTTTTACGGTACCCTGCTTAGGTCTTGCCGGTTCGGGTTGATGTCGGTAGTGGGTTAAAACAATGCTATGGCGTTTTGTTTTGGTCTTGCCGATTCTGGTTGATGTGGGTAGTTGTTTTAATACAATGCTATGGTATTTTGTCATGTGTTTGCATCTGTGATCTAAGATGTATTCTGGTGTTCTTCACTTAGGGGATCCGAGACTTTAATagtagtttttttctttttttttttttaacttctgTATATGAACTGGTTTAAGATGATGAGTTATTTGTTGTCTCGTGTCTACATTTATAAAGAGAAAATCAAGATATTGATTTTTATGGGTGTGCAATACCGATATAACCATGTCGGAAACAAATCTCTCATTTATCAATGACTTTTACTCTTGTATCATAcatagttattaaagcgagcgCCTAGGCGCAAATAAAGCCCCGGGCCCAACAAATCGCCCTGAGTGCGCCTCGCGCCTTTAATCTTCAGGTTAGTTCATAATCTTCTTCATTGTTATTAAAGTGAGCGTCCAGGCGCGCCTAGGTGCAAATAAAGCCCCGGGCCCAACAAATCGTCCTGAGTGCGCctcgcgcctttaataactatggtaaGTAACTTAAACTAATGTGATTCACAAAACCATATATGCATATGTATTGTTGTTCGTGTATGTGTTATAATTCGCGTATAGAATGCAAATATTTAGAGCTTAGGTGAGTAAAAGTAGGTACGTGACCAAAGATTACGGTATGCCATGGCTATATGCGTTAATTTCTTCTAACATGGTCATGGAGGTATACTTTCGTAATTATCTTATTTTTTAAATGTTAGGTTTAGTTCTCGCCCTTCATGTTGTATGTGTAGCTGATTTTTAAAGTTCGTTTAATGTTAAGATTCGGAGAAACTATGCTGGAAATAAACAAATCATCCTAGCCATGGTGCCTGAGTTTAATTTAGCGATACATGAATAGAAGTCAAAGATAAAAATATCTTATATTATGAAAAGCATATGGTTTTAGACAGCAAGTCATCATTTCAAAatgcttggttttaaaaagcgagaggcACGACGAGGTCTAAAACCGGCGGGCTTTTCGTACCTGAGGCGCAagctaattatatatattttttatatatgcCATGTATATCCTTTAGGTTTTTAGCTTTCCCTACCCAAAATATAGCTATAACTATAAGTAAGGTTTTTGTATGATTTTAGTTGCATGTACAAGCCAAAAAACCCAAGGTACAACAGTTAAATGCATAAAAACGGCTTGGGTACGAGAGACCCGTGCCTCAGGCCAAAAAACCTCCGAAAAATCCCAAAAAAGCACGCCTTTCGCTTAAGCGTGTTCTTTAAAACCAAGGCAAATTGAAATATCATTAGTAAGAAAGTGTGAATGAAAATAAAGTTTCTTAAGCAATCCAGCATGCTCATAGTTTCCAAGgcttatttgtttttttttttttttttctgccTTTTCAGCATATTACAGTGATATTTGTGTGGGCTCAATTGCATGCCGACTCGAGAAGAAAGAAGGTGGAAGTGTTCGTGTATACATAATGACATTAGGTGTTTTGGCACCTTATCGTGGCCTAGGTATCGGTGAGTATCCTAAATCTTTAgtttgacctcaaaagtcaaaaGGGTACCTTGGATTTTTAAAAGGCTTAAACTatctacacacttggtgtgtagatagCCATCCCAAAAAGTGTttttttgtcctatatgcacaCCCTATAGTGTCGAGCTGTGACCAAagcgcggcgttttggtccggtcaatcagacaaagactgacgggtttgttgacaggaccaaaacgcggccaaagctcggcgttttggtcaggtcaacagacccgtcagtctttgtctggttgaccggaccaaaacgccgcgctttggccacagCAGGGTATGCATATAGGACAAAAAAACACTTTTTAGTGTGCATATAGGCAcattggtgtgccaataggtatACCCTTTTTAAAACATCCAAGTATCACGGATTGAGAGCCCATTGTCATGACTAACAATGTAGTTGATATTTATGGCAGGTACAACGCTGTTAAACCATGTTCTCGATCTATGCAGCAAGCAGAGCATTGGTGAGATTTACTTGCATGTGCAAACAAACAATGAAGACGCCATCAGCTTTTACAAGAAATTCGGTTTTGAAATCACCGAAACGATCCAGAATTATTACACAAACATTACCCCACCAGACTGCTATGTTGTTACAAAATACATCGACCCGCCTCAACCCAAGAAGTAAACGGATCTCCTCACAAGTAGAATCATGAATTGAGATTTTGCGAATTGGAAACGGATTCTTGTTATAAGATTTTTGAGGATGTTGATCGCTatatccagttttttttttttttttttttttttttttttttttttttttttttttttttttgaggcgcATTTGCTCTTGATCTTTGTTTGTTGAGACTAGTATATTATCTATCATCTGTAAGAATGGTATCTATTCAAAGTTATCATATTACTTAATTGGGTATTTCagtaggggtgtgaatttctgacacgacctgGAAACACGACACGAACTTAATACGAAATTCGTGGGTTTgcgtttagtctaaacgggttcgggtcagttttaggttgaacccgcgaacccgtttagctaaacgggtcaggttcgggtcaacccagtcgggttggcgggttgacccgtttaactcatttctattatattttattttttaaaatatgttttatgttataaattaaattaggtgtgtattttatgctatAAATATAACTTAAAAATGGAAGTTGACataaatttttatgattttaatgtaattttattatataaatttgtgttttttttgtaGTAGTAgtgttaattttaatatattaattttctgaaaaaaaataaaaaaatacaaaattcgggttgaacgggtcgggttcgggtcaggttcgggttcatatgtatgacacgattttcggttttgggtcgggttcgggttcgtctaaaattttcgggttcgggtcgggttgaacccgccaacccgcgaacacgacccgtttaccACCCCTAGGTATTTGTGTGTGTTTTCTAAGTGAAAACATGTGTTTAGATGTCTGCTGATGAATGTTCTGGCTGAGTATAATGTTTCTTATGTATGCTGTCTCGGTTTTGGGTACGCTTCCAATCAAATGCTAGACTTTTATTACGATGAAGCTGATGGATGGCACCAGCTGGGTCGTTTTCGTTTGAGGTATGTACATGCATAGATTTCCGCTCATAAATAATGCTACAGGTTGCATGATCCATTGAACAAACGCTACGGGGGTTGGCACCCTAGTCCAAAATGAATAAAGCTGGTGCAGGGCTGCTGTGTGTGGCGAGCCTGCGGTTCTGTTCCATGTGACCTTGTATCTGGTTGGGTCTATATAGCATGGATGTTAAGGCTGATATTGTAAAGCATTTTTGCACATGACATCTCTGCTAACATATTTTAGTGATTTGGGACCATGGTATCAAAGCAAATGAGTAGAAATCCTACTTTTGAGATTGTGTTCTTGATTTTCTTTTTCAGTTATAGCTATGGTATCAAAGCAAATGAGTAGAAGTCATATTTTAGTGATTAGGGAGTAGGGACCATGGTATCAATACATgttttttttgagttaattacacaaatgggtcctctGATTTATACATAGTTTCACCTttaggtactaacttttttttttaacaggtttaggttttatggtttcaattttttAACACCTTTGgatactaacaccaaaattatcaatataataactaaaatacccttccattctttttaattttatcaatgtaacacatttgggtattaacatctaattttatttaagtttaaatcaattttacaattttttttattttcatctttttattatatctcttaattaacataaaatatatctatttttttataagtaaatatttatatataattctTTAAGAAATGATAAATAATTTAGCATGATAAAAGTTGCTCAAAatcttaaataattaaaaattcaaTAGGTATAATAATAGTTGGTAATGtgcaaataaattattattaagaTATTAGGTTaaaactccgtgtattacacttgtttaatatataaaacttagttttaatttttgtaattttaaatatatgggattaaataatataaaaccaataacaataataataataataataataataataataataataaaagactGTATCTCATCGAAACTAAAGTGTTTCCTAAGCACATAGATACACAAACAAAATAGAGACGTCATGGTTTAATCACACCGTCTCAAAATGTGCCAAGTAATTGATCGTGACAAACAAATCAGATTAGATTATACATTTTTACGATTTTACtacaaaatatattaaattagttgtagttatttttaaacagttttcTCGATTATGctacatattttgatatattaattTAACTAATTTTCAGATATTATATTCGTGCGTTTTCAAGATTGCTATGGATTTTAATAGATACTTATTATATCATTTGTTtcattatttaatttatattttaaaaagttTTTATGTATTCATAATATTAGTCAGATATTTATCTAGTATTATttagtaatattattaataaataaaaaatggagcggagtttttttaaagatatatctttttattatttattatataaaattacatttatgcaaaataaaacaaacaaattaaaatgttataataagtaaatagcaCATCAATGTTAATTTTTAAAAGATTTGACTGTTTGtattaacatatgacattatgtGTTATTCAATATAtgcaatatacgagtttttttaaacatatctttttattatatattatataaaattatatttatgtaacccgtgtaatacacggggttttaacctagtttatatttataaataaataaaataaatagattttatgttaattaagaaatataataaaagatgaaaataaaaaacatagattttgtaaaatcgatttaaacttaaataaaattaggtgttagtacccaaaggtgttacattaataaaattaaaaagaatgtacgggtattttagtcattatattgataattttggtgttagtacccaaatgtgttacaaaattgaaaccataaaactTAAATCTGTTAAAAAAGAAGTTAGTATCTAAAGGTGAAACTAGGTATAAACCACAacacccatttgtgtaattaagtctgttttttttttttgtataagtACCGCAcaaatgtatatatgtgtggggtcctcggggggcaaaagtgaaattgcataTAACGCAAAATCAATTTAGGTTTGATTAGTTCAAATTTGTGCTTGATTGTGGATAAAGTTAGGGTTCATGTACATCAATATTTGTCatcgttagttttttttttcagatttatttaattttttcCAATCTTTATCGTTTTATTCATACTGATTATTATTGTCTTCTGTGTTATCTACTCAAATCATAATAGACACTTTTGCTGGAAGTGGACAATCAATTTTCTCTGTTCTGTTCAAGAACAATGGTGAAAATTTCTTTATATGTTTGGTATATTGGTTTTTATAAGGTTGTAAATGGCTTGATATATTTATGCAATTATGCGGATGTCATGAATATCCTTAAAGATGAAATTCCATAAATTCTTAACTTCTCCCATACCATTCTTTAATTGCGAATATTCATGAATTTTTAATTTGTTCAACAACGTATTAGCTTTGTGTTTCTGTTAATTTATTTCAACAGATTATGGGTTTATTTATGCAGAAGAAAACATAATAATAAGATGCCAATGTTTAGGAGTTTATTTATAGGTACATTTGATTCAAAGACCTTGGTCTATATGTCCTCAAGCCTATTAAATATGTGGGAATATAGATTTGGCTGGTATGGTCTCTTATCATATAGATCAGTCGAGGATGCTCTTTCCACAAGTGTAAACACAAGTTTAAGAATCCTTTTCATATCATTAGATGCTTTCTATTATAACATGAACTTTTTATTGTAAACATGAAAGATATTTGGTTTTGTTGCTGCAAGTGGATGATTTTTATGTGACCATAAGTTAAATCAATATGAAAAAGAGAAGCTtgcaaaatcaagaaaaacaaaaaataGGTTCAATTTTATAACTTAAACTAAACCCAATTCAGTTTAGATGATTATAGAGCTTCTGGAACTGAAATCTAGGATGCTATTGAAGTTGCCATTGTTTGAACCCTTGCTGACCCTAAAGAGGCATCTCTCTATCATCTATAgcattatatataaaaatcagGTTGTTATTATAGTATAATAGATTTCTTAATTATATATGACTTTGTAGGCACGAGCTAGAATTATAGAGGTTCATTTCTTAATTATATATCGCGCCTTATGAATTAGTTGTTATTAAGTACAATAGTTTTGAAAATTTGAACAGATTTTGACCCTTTGTGAATGCAAAGAAGACATAAAAAATAAAGTTCACGCGATGATCGATAAATTGGCTGAACATTTGCAGAGCTCACGCCGGTAAATAATTAGCTTTACTGATTTTGGAATCATCATTgtcattattgttattatttataacTCAATAAtgtctttttatcaaaatatagaTGAACAACTTGCTATTGCTAAGGAGATTGGTAGACGACTTCGTATGGGGCAAACACGCACCCTTCTTCTTTACTTGGTGGCGACAAGGATGCATCTATAGCAGTTCACCTTATTTAAGAGCTGATTGAGGAAACTGATGAATTTACTGGACTTTTCCTAGGTTAGTGATTATTTCTACCCTTTTAATATTAGTGTAATTATTTTATCCTTTTATCAGTGTAATAGTATTATTTAGTAGTGTTTTTATGTGGAATCTTTTGATCTGAATATGCAGAACTTAAGTATGAGATGTGAAGGATTTACAAGAAAGAATGTGCATTTGTAGAAAGATAGGTGATGGTGTGAATGATGCAcctgtttttaaaaaaaaaaaaaaagctaaaagcACACTTTGGTAATTGATGTTGCTTAGCTATAGATGATGAAATCGTGTAGCAGACTACATTTGTTACCAATTGCGAATCTGCTGGAGAGAGCCACatgtatttattttttaattttcgaATATTTGTTATGCGGTTAATATTACTATTTTTCATATAGTTTGCTCACTTAATATTCATGATTTGTAGTATGAGGGATAAGATTGAGACTCCAGAAGAGATTTAGTTTAGGAAATCAGTCAAATAATTTCACTTCATTTTTGTTTGTTATGATTTACTTCAAATTGTTAGGTGTAGGTGCTCATTCAAAGACAAGAAAATAATTATTTACCATAATGTAGAAGGCTATATGTTCTGTTGTTTAGGATCATGTTTGCTTTATGCAAAGTGAGGTTTTTTCTTTTTGGTCATCACGTTCGGGAGAGAACATATGTATATTGTATTACATTGAGATCCATTTATATTGCACActattttttatttacttaatgaactttatttttattatatttttgtgttatacaACTTaaaattattcaacccgtgtatcaCACGGGTAAATAACCtagtttataaataaataaaataaatagattttatgttaattaagaaatataataaaagatgaaaataaaaaacatagattttgtaaaatcgatttaaacttaaataaaattaggtgttagtacccaaaggtgttacattaataaaattaaaaagaatgtacgggtattttagtcattatattgataattttggtgttagtacccaaatgtgttacaaaattgaaaccataaaactTAAATCTGTTAAAAAAGAAGTTAGTATCTAAAGGTGAAACTAGGTATAAACCACAacacccatttgtgtaattaagtctgtttttttttttttttttgtataagtACCGCAcaaatgtatatatgtgtggggtcctcggggggcaaaagtgaaattgcattAATTTTAACATTactttactaatttcgtgaaaatatcgttaaaagcggcggacggttaatcatgcatcatgtggtgacgttgatagccgaaagacaaaagagtacatgcactaatcggcattTGTCCCGATTGTTAGGTATTATGTGCCTTGTGttcaaggcttgatgcaaaactacaatCAAGCCGGGGAtttcactggaagcagtctctctattcttacggggtagaggtaagattGTCTATATCTTACccttctcagaccctaccttagatTTTCTATTGGTGGAATTtaaccctaccttagctttgctattggtagaatttactgagtatgatgatgagaTCGCACAAATGTGATGTGTACATAAAATGATTCCGTACCCATACTCATATCGTGTGCAAATTAGAAGTAATCATATTTCTATCAATCTTTGTAAACAGAATACTAAATTGTAATTTTAAAGACTTGATTTATTTGGGTCTTTTTATATATTCAGATATTCTTAGTTAATTGTTTACAGCTCATGAGTAGAGGTGCACAAATCGGATAATTTTAAAAACCAGATTGGATTTTATCCGATCCGGATAAGTCAACTCTCGGTCAGAACCGGTTTCAAAAAAATCCGGATCGGATTTTATCCGAATCCGAGGTTCCAAAAGGCCGATCCTATAGCATCCGGATCGGATTGGAGAATCCGGATTTTGTTTTAAAACCAATAAAAATCCGGATTTCGGATATTTTAAAACTCAAAAAACACAAATTCGTAAAGAACATCAATATATTTTTTATTCGATACATAATTCATAGAAACAAAGATTCGTCAAAAAAACATCAATTCattaaaaaacatagaaaaaagataataaaaccataaatgtattttttatttgatacataatttataaatgtcTTCGTTGTAGTCGTATTCTTTGTCTTTCATAGTAGTAGTCTTCATACTTGGTTCATTCTTCATAAGCTTCATCGTAAGCTTCTTCTTCGTCGGATAGTGGAGTCGTCGCTTCTTGATCTACTTCATACTCATGGATTTCTTGTTCAATGTCGAGTTCGCCTTCGAGCTTTGCAACATCTTGTACACGTTCTGCTGCAGCCAAATGATCCTTTAAGCAAATGCACATTTCTATAGATTCAGGTGTGAGCCTCGTTCTTCTCGAATAGATAAAAGCCTGCCACTAAGAGAAAAAGCAGATTTTGAAGCTACTCTGGAAGCTTGGACGGTTAGTAGGTCACGGGCCATGGCTGCTAAAACGGGATATTGGGATTCCCTCCCTTGCCACCAAGCCAAAATATTACGCTATGTTCCTGAGTTTAATAAAGGAAAGAAAAGGGAAGAAAGAAAGTATAGGGAGGAAAGAAAGTTTATCTTTCAAATTTG
This genomic interval carries:
- the LOC110898507 gene encoding N-alpha-acetyltransferase 50, whose protein sequence is MGAGRAVSISLDGVRDKNLMQLKKLNSVLFPVRYNDKYYADVLASGEFTKLAYYSDICVGSIACRLEKKEGGSVRVYIMTLGVLAPYRGLGIGTTLLNHVLDLCSKQSIGEIYLHVQTNNEDAISFYKKFGFEITETIQNYYTNITPPDCYVVTKYIDPPQPKK